Proteins encoded within one genomic window of uncultured Sphingopyxis sp.:
- a CDS encoding nuclear transport factor 2 family protein — MKTSLFRATMLALALSASAAAEAPQSDIADLTAFADAFDAAQIAQDRAALDRMVADDLVFIDGSGKRYGKAFFIEGWTGPDDDYDPVTLKDRAVLPLGRDTGLASAETILSGRAAGKPFRVRIRFTDIFRRHGDSWQASYIHVTRMPIDDE, encoded by the coding sequence ATGAAGACCTCCCTTTTCCGGGCAACGATGCTCGCCCTGGCCCTGTCCGCCAGCGCGGCGGCCGAGGCGCCGCAAAGCGACATCGCCGACCTCACCGCCTTCGCCGACGCCTTCGACGCGGCGCAGATCGCGCAGGATCGCGCCGCGCTCGATCGCATGGTCGCCGACGACCTCGTCTTCATCGACGGAAGCGGCAAGCGTTATGGCAAGGCTTTCTTCATCGAGGGCTGGACCGGGCCCGACGATGATTATGACCCGGTGACGCTGAAGGACCGGGCCGTCCTGCCGCTCGGCAGGGACACGGGCCTTGCGAGCGCCGAGACGATCCTGTCGGGCCGCGCGGCGGGCAAGCCCTTCCGCGTCCGCATCCGCTTCACCGACATTTTCCGGCGTCATGGCGATAGCTGGCAGGCGAGCTACATCCACGTCACCCGGATGCCGATCGACGACGAATAG
- a CDS encoding DUF1801 domain-containing protein translates to MTGKKVVLLSGGNPQIAKGYGDAPVQAYIAAMPGWKSAAWARLDRLIEKTVPGVAKAVKWNSPLYGAPGQGEEPTHWFLSIHCFDRYIKVAFFRGRLLDPVPPVASKSGDTRYFHIHEDEKVDEAAFADWVKQAAALPGEKM, encoded by the coding sequence GTGACCGGGAAGAAAGTCGTGCTGCTGTCGGGCGGCAATCCGCAGATCGCCAAAGGCTATGGCGACGCGCCGGTGCAGGCTTATATCGCGGCGATGCCGGGGTGGAAGTCGGCCGCCTGGGCGCGGCTCGACAGACTGATCGAAAAGACGGTTCCGGGGGTCGCAAAGGCGGTCAAGTGGAACTCGCCGCTCTATGGCGCGCCGGGGCAGGGTGAGGAGCCGACGCACTGGTTCCTGAGCATCCATTGCTTCGACCGTTACATCAAGGTCGCCTTCTTTCGCGGCCGCTTGCTCGATCCGGTGCCGCCGGTGGCGTCGAAAAGCGGCGACACGCGCTATTTCCATATCCATGAGGATGAGAAGGTCGACGAAGCGGCGTTCGCCGACTGGGTCAAACAGGCCGCGGCACTGCCCGGTGAGAAGATGTGA
- a CDS encoding arylamine N-acetyltransferase — protein MPASDPADAFLPRYFARIGYSGPVAPTWEVLAALQAAHIAAIPFEAIDALTGAGIDIGAAAIDAKLVGQRRGGYCFEQNGLFLRVLQAIGFAAEGLIGRVRWMLPDDAPPTPRSHMVVRVTIDGRPWLADVGFGAAVPPQPLAMDREDPQPTRHESYRVVRQGDEWQVAALIEGGWRTLYRIENVPPPAIDYELGNWYTSAHPDSHFRHQLIAARTTAEARYGLRDNRLTTRLIDGRSDRRYLTADEIERALSEIFLLPVQRHWRPAIERAATAEIAG, from the coding sequence ATGCCGGCTTCTGATCCGGCCGACGCGTTCCTGCCGCGCTATTTCGCGCGCATCGGCTATAGCGGCCCGGTGGCGCCGACGTGGGAGGTGCTCGCCGCGCTCCAGGCCGCGCATATCGCGGCGATCCCGTTCGAGGCGATCGACGCGCTGACCGGCGCCGGAATCGATATTGGCGCCGCCGCGATCGACGCGAAGCTGGTCGGCCAGCGGCGCGGCGGATATTGTTTCGAGCAGAACGGCCTGTTCCTCCGCGTCCTGCAGGCGATCGGCTTCGCGGCCGAGGGGCTGATCGGGCGCGTGCGCTGGATGCTGCCCGACGATGCCCCGCCGACGCCCCGCTCGCATATGGTCGTGCGCGTGACGATCGACGGGCGGCCGTGGCTGGCCGACGTCGGCTTCGGCGCCGCGGTGCCGCCGCAGCCGCTGGCGATGGATCGCGAGGATCCGCAGCCGACGCGGCACGAAAGCTATCGCGTCGTCCGGCAAGGCGATGAATGGCAAGTCGCCGCGCTGATCGAGGGCGGGTGGCGGACGCTCTACCGGATCGAGAATGTCCCGCCGCCGGCGATCGATTACGAACTCGGCAACTGGTACACCTCGGCGCATCCCGATTCGCATTTCCGCCATCAGCTGATCGCGGCGCGGACGACGGCCGAGGCGCGCTATGGGCTGCGCGACAACCGGCTGACGACGCGGCTGATCGACGGGCGATCCGACCGCCGCTACCTGACCGCCGACGAGATCGAGCGCGCCTTGTCCGAAATCTTTCTGCTGCCGGTGCAGCGCCACTGGCGCCCGGCAATCGAGCGCGCGGCGACGGCGGAGATTGCCGGATAG
- a CDS encoding DUF1801 domain-containing protein: MAADLIDAKIAALGDWRGDMLAKLRALIHAADAQVEETVKWQKPSNPAGVPVWDHAGILCTGEIYKDKVKLTFAKGAALADPKKLFNSSLDGNTRRAIDLFEGDSIDEAAFEALVRAAVEANLEKPARVKKA, from the coding sequence ATGGCGGCGGACCTGATCGATGCGAAGATCGCGGCGCTCGGCGACTGGCGCGGCGACATGCTGGCGAAGCTGCGCGCGTTGATCCATGCCGCCGACGCGCAAGTCGAAGAGACCGTGAAGTGGCAGAAGCCGTCGAACCCGGCGGGAGTTCCGGTGTGGGACCATGCCGGCATCCTCTGCACGGGCGAGATATACAAGGACAAGGTCAAGCTGACCTTCGCCAAGGGCGCGGCGCTCGCCGATCCGAAGAAGCTGTTCAATTCGAGCCTCGACGGCAACACGCGGCGCGCGATCGACCTGTTCGAGGGCGACAGCATCGACGAAGCGGCGTTCGAGGCGCTGGTCCGCGCCGCGGTCGAGGCGAACCTCGAAAAGCCGGCGCGGGTCAAAAAGGCCTAG
- a CDS encoding TauD/TfdA family dioxygenase: MTLATSQRVFERLKVAPLTPGIGAEISGIDLACEQDDATIAEIRAALLAYKVVFFRDQFITPEQHIAFARRFGPLEIHPATPQDQPNREVLHIAHGPDSRGRENFWHSDVTWRAEPSLGSILRAIEVPEEGGDTLFADMAAAFRGLSPAMQDWCRSLSAVHDIARVFAKRLGKSAHELHEQYPPQLHPVVRTHPETGEQALYVNTAFTSHIEGLSAKESEWLLAHLYAQAAVPEIQCRFRWRAGSIVFWDNRAAQHYAASDYFPAVRRMERVTIAGDRPFYRDER, from the coding sequence ATGACCCTCGCAACGTCGCAGCGGGTTTTCGAGCGGCTGAAGGTCGCGCCGTTGACGCCCGGTATCGGCGCAGAAATCTCGGGCATCGACCTCGCCTGCGAACAGGATGACGCGACGATCGCCGAAATCCGCGCCGCGCTGCTGGCCTACAAGGTCGTCTTCTTTCGCGACCAGTTCATCACGCCCGAACAGCATATCGCCTTTGCGCGGCGCTTCGGCCCGCTCGAAATCCATCCCGCGACGCCGCAGGATCAGCCGAACCGCGAGGTGCTGCACATCGCGCACGGGCCCGATTCGCGGGGGCGCGAGAATTTCTGGCATTCGGATGTCACTTGGCGCGCCGAACCCTCGCTGGGATCGATCCTGCGCGCGATCGAGGTGCCCGAGGAAGGCGGCGACACGCTGTTCGCCGACATGGCGGCGGCGTTCCGCGGCCTGTCGCCCGCGATGCAGGATTGGTGCCGCTCGCTGAGCGCCGTGCATGACATCGCGCGGGTCTTTGCCAAAAGGCTGGGCAAGAGTGCGCACGAACTGCACGAACAATATCCGCCGCAGCTCCACCCCGTGGTGCGCACCCATCCCGAGACGGGCGAACAGGCGCTTTACGTCAACACCGCTTTCACGAGCCATATCGAGGGATTGTCGGCAAAGGAGAGCGAGTGGCTGCTCGCGCATCTCTATGCGCAGGCCGCGGTTCCCGAAATCCAGTGCCGTTTCCGCTGGCGCGCGGGGTCGATCGTCTTCTGGGACAATCGCGCCGCGCAGCATTATGCGGCGTCGGACTATTTCCCCGCGGTGCGGCGGATGGAGCGAGTGACAATCGCGGGCGACCGGCCCTTCTATCGCGACGAACGCTGA
- a CDS encoding NIPSNAP family protein gives MPSPIRILALAALLAPLLALAPAAAAAPPAAPAPLQQLRIYEIPRANEGVFHDRFRDHALRIMARHGFAVRSIWRSEHEGKVEFVYLLDWPDAATMKAAWAAFMADEEWAAIKKETGARHGSFVDAISDRTLEPVPYSPDRAGGDG, from the coding sequence ATGCCCTCCCCCATCCGCATCCTTGCCCTCGCCGCGCTGCTCGCGCCGCTGCTCGCTCTGGCGCCCGCCGCCGCAGCCGCGCCCCCGGCCGCACCCGCCCCGCTGCAACAGCTGCGCATCTACGAAATTCCGCGCGCCAACGAAGGCGTGTTCCACGACCGTTTCCGCGATCATGCGCTGCGCATCATGGCGCGCCACGGCTTCGCGGTGCGCTCGATCTGGCGCAGCGAGCATGAAGGCAAGGTCGAATTCGTCTATCTGCTCGACTGGCCCGACGCCGCCACGATGAAGGCCGCATGGGCCGCCTTCATGGCCGACGAGGAATGGGCGGCGATCAAGAAGGAAACGGGCGCGCGCCACGGCAGCTTCGTCGACGCGATTTCGGACCGCACGCTCGAACCCGTGCCCTATTCGCCCGACCGCGCGGGCGGGGATGGGTAG
- a CDS encoding ThuA domain-containing protein, with protein sequence MITIAKLAVVALPLMLGAAQAAPDPRRPAPTFDRVPPELPALTRPAVLIVSKTNGYRHDSIAEAVPAIEALVKARGWSSFATENAAVFNRRDLAGFDVIVFANASGDIYTPDQRDAFQAWIAGGGGFVGLHSAGDGSHPDWFVKLRGNGRFTGHPGGAHQFQAADLTIADRSHPATRHLPARWRWTDEYYSWDVAPAADAHILASLDERTLHLDPKYRMGADHALIWWRCEGRARIFYSALGHKAEAWRDPAHLRMLDGAIGWAARAEGTGCD encoded by the coding sequence ATGATCACCATCGCCAAGCTCGCTGTCGTCGCGCTGCCGCTGATGCTCGGGGCCGCACAGGCGGCACCCGATCCGCGGCGCCCGGCGCCGACGTTCGACCGCGTGCCGCCCGAACTGCCCGCGCTCACCCGTCCCGCGGTGCTGATCGTCAGCAAGACCAACGGCTATCGCCACGACAGCATCGCGGAAGCCGTGCCGGCGATCGAGGCGCTGGTGAAGGCGCGCGGATGGAGCAGCTTCGCGACCGAAAATGCCGCCGTCTTCAACCGCCGCGACCTCGCCGGATTCGATGTCATCGTCTTCGCCAATGCTAGCGGCGACATTTACACCCCCGACCAGCGCGATGCCTTCCAGGCGTGGATCGCTGGCGGCGGCGGCTTCGTCGGCCTCCACAGCGCGGGCGACGGCAGCCACCCCGACTGGTTCGTGAAGCTGCGCGGCAATGGCCGTTTCACCGGCCACCCGGGCGGCGCCCACCAGTTCCAGGCGGCCGACCTCACGATCGCCGACCGCAGTCACCCTGCGACGCGCCACCTTCCCGCCCGCTGGCGCTGGACCGACGAATATTACAGCTGGGACGTCGCGCCCGCCGCCGACGCGCACATCCTCGCATCGCTCGACGAACGCACGCTGCACCTCGACCCCAAATACCGCATGGGCGCGGACCACGCGCTGATCTGGTGGCGCTGCGAGGGCCGCGCGCGCATCTTCTACTCGGCGCTCGGTCACAAGGCCGAAGCGTGGCGCGACCCCGCGCACCTCAGGATGCTGGACGGCGCGATCGGCTGGGCCGCGCGCGCCGAAGGAACGGGCTGCGACTAG
- a CDS encoding glycine zipper 2TM domain-containing protein yields the protein MPRPLGPARDPNGVKPMNKLMILPFAAATATLGACASTGGYGYDDGGYGYYDRSYYDQYGRYDYDRPDPRHGGYYADNYYRSDRRYRERRLSNDDRIYRGRDGKYYCRRNDGSTGLIVGGVIGGIAGNVIAPGDSKTLGTVLGAVGGAVAGRAIERSGNDEVRCR from the coding sequence ATGCCCCGCCCGCTTGGCCCGGCACGCGATCCGAACGGAGTGAAGCCGATGAACAAGCTGATGATCCTGCCCTTCGCCGCCGCGACCGCGACGCTCGGCGCCTGCGCTTCGACCGGCGGCTATGGCTATGACGACGGCGGCTACGGCTATTACGACCGCAGCTATTACGACCAGTACGGCCGCTACGACTATGACCGGCCCGACCCGCGCCACGGCGGCTATTATGCCGATAATTATTACCGGAGCGATCGCCGTTACCGCGAACGCCGCCTGTCGAACGACGACCGCATCTATCGCGGGCGCGACGGCAAATATTATTGCCGCCGCAACGACGGCTCGACCGGGCTGATCGTCGGCGGCGTGATCGGCGGCATCGCGGGCAACGTCATCGCGCCGGGCGATTCGAAGACGCTCGGCACCGTGCTCGGCGCGGTCGGCGGCGCGGTCGCCGGGCGCGCGATCGAACGCAGCGGCAACGACGAGGTGCGCTGCCGCTGA